Sequence from the Pseudomonas frederiksbergensis genome:
ATCCACGTCCATGGCAAACGGGCCCAGCAGCGGCGCGTCGAGGACGAAGTGTTTTTCCGGCACGGACATCGGGGTTTCACGGCCAGGGAGAGCTTGATCGGGAGTAGGAAGCACGTTTTTGTTCACCAGGATTTCCGAGCGCAAGACCATCATCAGTCCTCTCAGTCAGATTGAATTGAGCGAAATAGACCGTCAGTGTGCCTCAGAAAAGCCGCTGCAAGCTATAAGCGGCTGTCAGACCAGGGGGCCGCGTGGGTAGCGCTTGAGCTTCTCGATGAGTTCCGCGCCAGGGATCGGCCGGTCGAAGAGGTAGCCTTGGCCGACGTCGCAGCGGTGGCGTCGCAGGAAGGCGAGCTGCTGGGCGGTCTCGATGCCTTCGGCCACTACCTTGAGCTTCAAGTTGTGGGCCATGGCGATCACGGCGGAGGTGATTTCCATGTCGTCCTGGTTGTCCGGGATTTCATGGATGAAGCTGCGATCGATCTTGATGATGTCGATCGGGAATTTCTTCAGGTAGCTCAGGGACGAGTAACCGGTGCCGAAGTCATCCATGGCCAGGGTCAGGCCCAAACGCTTGAGCTGATCGAGTTGCAGGTGGGTGTCTTCGGTGGCTTCGAGCAGCAAGCCTTCGGTCAATTCCAGTTCCAGCAACCGCGCGGGCAGTTGTTCTTCCTTGAGGATGCTGGCGATCGAGGCCACCAAGTCAGGGTCGGAAAACTGTTTGGGCGACAAGTTGATCGCCACTTGCAGATTGCCCAGGCCGACGGCGGTCAGCTGTTTGCTCATTCGGCAGGCCTGGCGGGCGATCCATTTGCCGATGGGGATGATAAGGCCGGTTTCCTCGGCCACGCTGATGAACTGGTCCGGACGGATCATGCCTTTTTCCGGGTGGTTCCAGCGCAGCAACGCCTCCATGCCCAGCAGGCGGCCGCTGCGCAGGCACAGCTTGGGCTGGTAGAACACGTCCAGTTCGTTCTGGGTCAAGGCGCGACGCAGGTTGTTTTCCACGAACAGCTTGTAGCTGGCCTCGGCATTCAGTGCCTCGGTGAACACTTGGACCTGATGCTTGCCGTTGGCCTTGGCCTTATGCAAGGCGAGGCCGGCGTTGCGCATCAGCGTCTGCGGGTCGCGCCCATGCAAAGGTGCGCAGGCCAGGCCCACGGAGCCCGTGACGCTGATCAACTGGTTATCGACGAACATCGGCTTGTCGAGCGTCATCAGCAGTTGGCTGGCGATATGCTGGCCGGTTTCAAGATCGGTGTCGTCCAGCAGCACGGCAAATTCGTTACTGGCGAATCGGGCCAGGCTGCCGCTGGGGCTCAGGCTGTTGCGCAGGCGTCGGGCCAGGCTGATCAGCAGTTTATCGCCGGTCTGGTGACCGAGGCTGTCGTTGATGCGCTTGAAGTTGTCGATGTCCACCAGCAACAGGCTGATGGGCGAGTCGCTGTCCCGGGCGAAGCGTTCATCCAGGTTGCGGATAAATGCCGGACGGTTGCCCAGGTTGGTCAGGTTGTCGGTGTAGGCCAGGCGCTCGATGCGCTGCTGGGCCAGCTTGGTCTGGGTGATGTCTTCGTAGATGCCGATGTAGTGGGTCAGTTCACGGTTGTCGCCGTAGACCTTGGAAATCGACAACTGGCCCCAGTACGGTTCGAGGTTCTTGCGCCGACTCTTGAACTCGCCCTGCCAACTATTGCTCTGGGCCAGGGCCGAGGGCGCGTCGAACAGTAGTTCACTGAGGTTCTCCAGGGCCGGCAGTTCCGAGAGGCGCTGGCCGTGGACTTCCTCGGTGGTGTACTGGGTGATCGCGGTGAAGCTTGGGTTGACGTATTCCACCACACCGTCGCAATTGACCAGCAGGAACGCATTGGCGCTCTGCTCCACGGCCCGCTGGAACAGGTGCAAGGCGCTGGTGGCAGTGCGGCGGTTGTGGTTGTTGATGACCTGGGCGAACTGGTCCGCCAACTCGCCGGCGAAGGCAATTTCGTCCGACTGCCAGGCGCGGGTTGCGCCGACTTGCTCCAGGCACAGGACGCCCACCACTTGCCCGTCGATCCGGATGCTGGCGTCGAGTATTGCGTTGACGTCCCGGGCTCGCAGGTTCTCGGCCATTTCTCGCGTGCGCGGGTCGCGCATCGCGTTGTGGGCGTCAATGGCGCGGCAGGTCTGCAACGCTTCCATGTAGTGCGGGAAATCGTTGGCGTTGATGACCTCCGGCAGGAAGTATTCCTGGGAGGCGCGGTTATAGGCCGAGATCGGCACCAGCTTCCCGTCCTCCAGATTCCAGATGCTCGCGCAATCGATCTGGTAGATGTCACAGGCGCTGCGGGTAATCAGTTCGGCGGCTTCTTGCAGCGAGTTGTTGGCGCTGTAGCGCTGGCGCGTCAGTAGCAGGATCAAGTCTTGCTGGGCGCGGACCCGGTCCAGATGCTGAAGCTGCTCCTGTTGGGCGCGCTGATTGAGCTCCAGGGCGATCTGCAGTCTGGAATTCTGGGTTTCCAGGTCAACGGCCGGCAGGGAGGGCCCGTCCTGCAACAGGTCGTCCACCACAAGCAAATAACCACGCAGCAGATGACGGTTGTGCTGCCTGTAGGCTTCACCGGTCTCCAACAGATTCATCGGCCCCTTGGCGGTGTGCAACGTGTAGCGGATCAGATAGTGGGACGCCTGGGCCAGCTGCTGCTGGATCGCGTCATGCAAGTGATAGCGTGCCTCAGGTTCCATCAGGCTGGCGTAAGGAGAACTGACCAGCGAACAAAGCTCAACGGCTGGCAAGCCGAAGTAACGTTCGCAGTTGGGATCGAGAAACAGCAGCGCCCAGCTTGCTTCATTCAGCCGCTCGAAACGCAGCATACCGAGCCGCGAGGGCACCGGTAACTGCGTTACTACCTCGGCCGCCATACGGCTGGCGGCATCGGGTTGGCTTTTCATGGGGGAACTCGCTTCGAAAATGCTGATCGCGCCGGGCTGACGCCCTCGTTATTACGGATTGCCGCAAGGTTGCATCATTGCGGCACTGGCTGACAAGAGACATGAAGGCCAAGTGCTATAAACCTTTTATCGGCCGACAAGGGGATTTCTCCAATTGCCAACCGATCAGAGGCATTCCTTGGGCTATCGCAGGTCAGCGCAACGGTATTTCGACGACCTCCAATGGGTCACCGTCACGATCATAAAACGTCACGCGGACGCTCTGGGCCGTGACTTGCAGATGAGCGAAATTATCCTGGCTGATCACCTTGCTGGTGAGTTCGTATTGATACTCCCCGCTGGGTGTCCGGGCCATGGGCTTGCCGAAAATAAAAGTCGAAGCCTTGGCGTAGGGCAGCAGCTTGCTGTTGCAAAACGGCGACGAAACGATGGTGTGGACCTGGAAGACAGGATCCTGGTTATGCGCCAACAGGCTTGTCAGGGAGCCGTGTACGTCACCGGACACGAAAATAACGTTCTTGACTCGATGGCTGCGAATGGCTTCAAGCAAGCGCAGGCGCTGTTCGGGAAAGGCCTGCCAGGCGTCCCCGCCATTGAAGCAGCGGTCGGGGTAGAGCAGGACACTTGTCACGACAAATTTAACCCGGGTGGGGCTGTTGATCAGCCAGTTGAGCAGTGATTGCTCTTGCTCTTCATCCAGGATGCGTCGCTCGGTTGCCGACAGGTTGCGTCGAGTCCGGCTGTCTGTGACGAACCACCCGATATCGCCATGTGCAAACGTGTACCAGTAGTGGGTGAGTGGCTGGCTTA
This genomic interval carries:
- a CDS encoding putative bifunctional diguanylate cyclase/phosphodiesterase — its product is MKSQPDAASRMAAEVVTQLPVPSRLGMLRFERLNEASWALLFLDPNCERYFGLPAVELCSLVSSPYASLMEPEARYHLHDAIQQQLAQASHYLIRYTLHTAKGPMNLLETGEAYRQHNRHLLRGYLLVVDDLLQDGPSLPAVDLETQNSRLQIALELNQRAQQEQLQHLDRVRAQQDLILLLTRQRYSANNSLQEAAELITRSACDIYQIDCASIWNLEDGKLVPISAYNRASQEYFLPEVINANDFPHYMEALQTCRAIDAHNAMRDPRTREMAENLRARDVNAILDASIRIDGQVVGVLCLEQVGATRAWQSDEIAFAGELADQFAQVINNHNRRTATSALHLFQRAVEQSANAFLLVNCDGVVEYVNPSFTAITQYTTEEVHGQRLSELPALENLSELLFDAPSALAQSNSWQGEFKSRRKNLEPYWGQLSISKVYGDNRELTHYIGIYEDITQTKLAQQRIERLAYTDNLTNLGNRPAFIRNLDERFARDSDSPISLLLVDIDNFKRINDSLGHQTGDKLLISLARRLRNSLSPSGSLARFASNEFAVLLDDTDLETGQHIASQLLMTLDKPMFVDNQLISVTGSVGLACAPLHGRDPQTLMRNAGLALHKAKANGKHQVQVFTEALNAEASYKLFVENNLRRALTQNELDVFYQPKLCLRSGRLLGMEALLRWNHPEKGMIRPDQFISVAEETGLIIPIGKWIARQACRMSKQLTAVGLGNLQVAINLSPKQFSDPDLVASIASILKEEQLPARLLELELTEGLLLEATEDTHLQLDQLKRLGLTLAMDDFGTGYSSLSYLKKFPIDIIKIDRSFIHEIPDNQDDMEITSAVIAMAHNLKLKVVAEGIETAQQLAFLRRHRCDVGQGYLFDRPIPGAELIEKLKRYPRGPLV